The genomic interval TCCAGCAAGCCGCGCATGTGCGCCCGCACCTGGCGCAGCCGCAGCAGGAACAGCATCCACAGCACCGCCAGGCTCGCCGCGATGCACAACGCGCGGAACCACCAGGTCTGGAAGAAGGCTGGCGGCAAGATGAGCTCGAGCGTCGCGCCCGTCTCGTTCCAGACTCCGTCGTTGTTGGCGGCGATGACATGGAAACGGTATCGCCCCGGCTCCAGATGCGTGTAGTACGCCTCGCGCCTCGTGCCGACGTCCTGCCACGTCTCGTCCACGCCTTCGAGGCGGTAGCGGAAGCGCACGCGCTCGGGAACGGCGAAGCTCAACGCCGTGTAGGCGATCTCTAGGTTCATCGCCCGCTCCGGCAGGGTGAGGGACGGGCCGGAGCCGAGCAGGTGGCCATCCACGCGCACCGCGCGGATGTGCACCGGGGGTGGCAACGGATTGCGGAAGATGCGGGTCGAGTCGATCCACACCACGCCATTGCTGGTCGCGAACCACAGCCTGCCGTCGGTGCCCTGCACCGCGGTGGGCAGCGGACGCAGCAAGGTGGGCCGCGCCGGCAGGCCATCGAGGAAGTCGAAGCGCTCGCCGTGGACGAGCTGGTCCGGGTGGGCGACGGCGCGCTCCACCTCCTCCGCGCTGAAGTGGAAGATGCCCGGCACCGCGTGGATCCACAGGCCGCCGTCGGGCATCTCCAGGATGCCCGCGACACCACGCAAGGGCTCGCCGCCGGCCACGCCGAAGGGGTGGAAGCGCTGCCCGTCGAACCAGGCGAGGCCGAGCTGCCCCCCCACCCACAACCGCCGCCCGGCACGCAGCGCGGTCACCACGCCCAGGTGGAGTCCGTCCGCCGCGCCGTAGCGGCGCACGAGCCCGTGGTCGAACAGGGCGACCGCGTTGTCGTGGAACCCCAGCCAGACACGGCCCCGCGCGTCGGTCGTCGCGGAATAGATGCGCGTCCGCGCGGTCATGCCGAGCTGCTCGTCCATGCGCGTCCACACGCCGTCCTTCCAGCGCAGCAGCCCCCCCATCGACATGGCGACCCACAACGCGCCCGTCGTGTCCTTCGTCATCGCCTGGACCTGCAAGGTGTTCGCTTCAGCGGGAACCGTGGCGACGAGCACGGGACGGTCGTCCTCGATGCGCCAGATGCCGTTCGAGGTTCCCAACCACACGGTGCCATCCGGATCGCGATACGCACAGCGGATCTGCGCATCGAGCGCGGCGAACTCGACCTGCTTGTCGTGCAACCGCATCAGGGGCCGGTTGGTGCTGCCCGCCCAAAGGGCACCGCCGTCACCCGCGGCCAGCGCGAAGTCGTGCGAGCCGCGCGGAAACTCCGCCAGCACCAGGGAGCTGTGGCGGAAACAGTCGAGCCCTCCGCTGGTGCCGGCCCAGATGTTCCCCTCGCGGTCCTGGATCAGCGGCCAGACATAGTCCGCGGTGAGACCATCCTTCTCGGTGAAGGGCTCCGCGGCCGGCTCGAACCGCCCGATGTGCCGGCCGCCCAGACGTTCGGCGTAGGGCACACGGCGCATGCCATCGCCGAGCGTGCTGATCCACAGGCTGCCTTCGCGGTCGAACACCATCCCAGCCGACTGCACTTCGATCCTCGCGGGCGCGGTGAGGAGCTCCCCATTCGCGCGCACCACGGGCCGCACGTGGCCATCCAGCTCGGCGACCCAGATCGTTCCATCGGGCGCCTGAGAGATCTTCCCCACCCACCCCACACGTGCGCCCGTATCACGGAACGCGCGGCCCCCCCTTGGAAGGAACATGAGGGTGTCCGCCGTCGAGACCCACAACGTCCCGTCACGGTCGACGAACAGAGACGAGGCCTGCGTGCCCGGGAAGTTCCAGTCTGCGCCCACACGCTGCCAGCGCCCGTCCCGCAGGCGGAGGAGCCCGGCATGCCTGCTGCCGGTCCAGACGCCTCCGTCCGCGTCGAACGCGAACGACGCCAGCTGATAGGGCGACAATCCCTGTGCCTCGCCGTAGCGGGTGAGTTGCCCGTCCTTCAGGTAGGCCGCGCCGCCATGCTGGAAGCCGATCCACAAGCCTCCGTCGGGCGAAGCGGCCAGCGTCTGGATGCTGGTGACCGGGTCACCGCTGGACGGCTCGAAACGTTCGAAGCGGACGCCGTCGAAGCTGTACAGCGTCGACGCGGCGGACAGCCAGAGGAAGCCATCACGGGTCTGCGCGATCGCGGAGATCTGCCCCGGTGCGCCGTCCTTGATGGTCCAGCGCGCGTGGTAGAACTGGCCGATGCTGCGGTCGCGGCCATCCGTTTGCGCGGTGGCGGCCACGCCACACAGCAGGAATGCGCAGAGGCACCCCCAGCGAAAGCTCGTCGCGTCCATCGTCCGTAGCAGACGGCAATCCCCGCGAAGCGTCATGCCTCTTTCGGGGTAGTCCGCGGTCCCCTCCAGAAGGTAGCCAGCCCTCCCCCTTCCTCGTGAGGTGGCCAGCGCACCGTTCTGCCACCGTCTTCGGCGCGTTCACGTGTGACGCCATTGGAGGCTCGTTGAATCCCCCCCCGTCCACCCTGGTCACCGGAACAGAGTACGAACGACTGCTGTCCAGCCTCCGGCTGAAGAGCCCGTGGGCGATAGGAGAGGAGCACGCCGGAACCGCATCGCCGGAGGGCGTGGACGGTGTGCCCCCCGGACCGTGGCGGTCGGTGCTGGATGTGTTCGAGCAGCAGTCACGGCTGCATGCCGACCGCGTCGCGATCGCGGACGCGGCCGTCACGGTGACCTACGCGCAGCTGAGCAAGCGCACCCGCGCCCTGGCTGGAGTCTTGCGAGCCAGGGGTATCGGTCGCGGGAATGTGGTCGCGCTCGTGATGGACCGGGGACCCGTCTTCATCGAGACCCTGCTCGCCATCTGGCGGGTCGGTGCGGCCTATCTCCCGCTGGCTCCCGCGCACCCGGCGGCATGGCGCGAAGAGGTCATCCGGAAGGCGGGAGCGGCGCTGGTGGTGGACCTGTCGCCGGCCAGCGCCGTACCGGGTGTGCCCCACCTGGACCTCGGCAGTGCGCTCCACCCCACCGTGCCAGGGAGCGAGGACGCGGCGGAGGGGATGGCGCTCACCCCGGAGGATCTGGCGTACATCATCTGTACGTCCGGTTCGAGCGGTGAGCCCAAGCTGGTCATGATCGACCATCGGGGTGTCGCCAATCTGATCCTCGCCCAGCGGGACTCCCTGGGAGCGCTGGGGCCAGACACGCGGGTGCTGCAGTTCGCCCATCCAGCCTTCGATGGGGCCCTGTTCGAAGTCCTGCTGGCGCTGGCCAACGGCGGCCGGCTGGAGACCATCGACGCCTCACGAATCTCCGGTGAGCCGCTGGCCGACGTGCTGCTCACCCGCCGCATCACCCACGCGGTGCTGCCCGCGGCGGTCCTGCGCACGCTGCGGCCGGGCCGGTTCACCCACCTCGAGGTGGTGCTGAGCACCGGTGACGTGTGTCTCCCGGAGACCGCCCGGCAATGGGCCGCGTTCCACCGCTTCATCAACGGCTACGGCCCGACAGAGGTGACGGTGGCCAGCACGCTGCACACCGTGGGAGCCCAGAACGGCGAGCGGGTGCCCATCGGCCGTCCCATCTCCCACTCCCACGTCGTCCTCCTAGACGAGCACCTGCGGCCGGTTCCCCACGGGACTCCGGGGGAGCTCTGCATCGGTGGAGAGGGTGTCGGGCGCGGGTATCTGGGACAGCCCGGCCTCACCGCCGAGCGGTTCGTTCCCGATCCGTTCAGCCCCGAGCCAGGACGCCGGCTGTATCGCAGCGGCGATGTCGGCAGACAGCTGGCGGACGGAACGATCGAGTTCCTCGGCCGGCGCGACGACCAGGTCAAGGTCCGCGGCGCGCGCATCGAGCTGGGCCAGGTCGAGGCCGCACTGCTCGCGCTGCCGGACGTGCGTGACGCGGTGGCCGTCGTCGACGGACGGGGTGAGCGTCTCCTGGGCTACGTGCTACCGGCCGACGGAGCGGAGCTGTCGGCCGACGCGGTACGCGCCGGACTCCGCCGTCACCTGCCCGGCTATCTGGTACCGGATGTGATCGTACCGGTCGACGCATGGCCGATGACCACGAGCGGCAAGGTCGACCGCGCCCGGCTGCCCCGGCCACAACGTCCGGACAGCACCGGCTACCAGCCGCCGCGGACCCCCGGGGAAGAGGCCGTGGCGGGAATCGCGGCGGAGTTGCTCGGGCTGGAACGGGTCGGGGTGCACGACAACCTGTTCGAGCTGGGTGGCCATTCCCTGTTCGCCACGCAGCTCGCCGCCCGGGTGCGCGGCGCGCTGGGTGCGCACCTCGAGCTGAGTGCCGTTCTCCAGTCCCCCACGGTCGCGGAGATCGCGGCACGGATTGGTGACCGGCGCGACGGCGCGGAGTCGGGGCCGAAGATGGCTGAACCGGGCGCGGAGCCCGTTCCGTCGTACGCCCAGCAGCGGGTGTGGTTGATGCACAAGCTCAACCCGGACGCGGCGGCCTACCACACGCAAGCGGTGCTCAGACTGGCGGGTGAGCTGGACATCACCGCGCTGCACGCCAGCCTCACCGACATCGTCCGGCGCCACGAAGTGCTGCGCACGCGCTTCCCCGAGGTGGACGGAGAGCTGCGGTGTGAGGTGGATCCGCCCTTCGCGGTGGAGGTTCCGCTGCGGGACTTCAGCGGCGCGGATGAAGCCCAACAGGAGGCCCTGGTCGGTGCGGCCGTTCGCGAGATGCTCCAGACGCCGTTCTCGCTCGCCGATGGCAGGCCGTTCCGCTGGCTGCTGCTCAGGCTCCGCGCGGACGAGCACGTCTTCGTGCACGTCGAACACCACATCGTGCACGACGGCTGGTCGTTCCTCGTCTTCGTCCGCGACCTGCTCGATGGCTACACCGACTTCTTACGCCACGGCGAGGTGCGGCGCCCGGACCTGCCCGTGCAGTACACCGATTACGCGCGCTGGCAGCGGGAGTGGTGCGGCACCGAGGCCGCGGAGGCGCAGCGCCGCTTCTGGCGCCAGGAGCTGGAAGGCGCGGAAACCGTGCTCCAGCTCCCCCGCCGCACCGAGCCCGGAGCGAGGAAGTTCCGCGGAATCGCGCCCCGGATGGAGCTCGACGGTGAGCTCGCGCGCCGCTTGCAGGCCCTGGCCGACCGGAACAACACGTCCCTGTTCAACACGCTCCTCGCGGCGTTCTTCGTCCTGCTGCACAGGTACACCGGCTCACGAGACATCCTCGTCGGCTCCGCGGTCGCCAACCGGCGCTGGCAGGACACCGAGAACCTGCTGGGCATGTTCGTCAACAATGTCGTGATGCGGGGACGGTTGCACGGAGACCCCACCTTCGAGGAGCTCCTCGCTCGGGTGCGGCGGACCTCCCTGGCCGTCTACGACAACCAGGAGCTGCCGTACGAGATGATCTTCGCGGAGTCGCCCGCGCGGCATCATGGCGGGTTCAACCCGTTGCTCCAGGCCATGTTCAGCTTTCACGACTCGGCACCCGGCGCGCTCGGCGCGTCCCCATTCGAGGTCTCCATCATCGAGGGACTCAGCAACGGCTCGGCCAAGTTCGAGCTGTCCGTCGTCGCCGTCCCCCGCTACGCCGAGCCGGGGCACAGCAGCAGGCTGGCCGGAGACATCATCCACATCCCCCGGTCCGATGCCCCCGTGCTCCCCAGCCCGCGCTCGTCCCTGCAAGGAATCCTGCTCGCATGGGAGTTCGACTCCGACCTCTTCGAGGAGTTCTTCATCACCGGAATGCTGTCCGCCTACCAGCGGCTGCTGCGTTCCATCACCGCCGCCCCGGACACCCCGGTATCGAGGCTGTCCCTGCTGGACGACGCGGAACGGCGGGCGCTCGTCTCCTCGGGCCCCCGGGTGGACGCACCGGCGGGATGGCTGCCCAGCTTCGTCGAGCACTGGGCCGAGCGCACTCCGGATGCCCCCGCCGTGGCATCGGGTGACTCGCCCATGTCCTACCGCGAGCTCACGCGCCTCGCGGGACGGCTCGCGCGGCATCTCCGCGGGATGGGGATCGGCCACGGGGATGTGGTGGCGGTGTGCGCCCCGCATTCGGCCGAGCTCGTCGTGGCACAGCTGGGAGTCCTGAAGTCGGGTGCGGCCTGGCTCCCGTTGGAGCCTCGCCATCCTCCTTCCCACCTGGAGAGGCTCGTCCAGGACGCCGGGGCTCGAGCCGTGGTCACCACGGCGGGGCTGGCCCATCTCGTCACGGGCATCCCGGTCGTGAGGCTGGACGACGTCCACGACGTGCCGGAGCTCCCGCTGCCCTCGGGAGCGCCCACCGACCTCGCGTACGTCATCTACACGTCCGGGTCGACCGGCAGGCCCAAGGGCGTCCAGATCGAGCACCGCTCGGTCGTGGCCCGTCTGTACGGAACGGACGTGGTCGACCTGGTGCCGGGCAAGACGATGCTGGCCATGGCGTCGGCCGCCTTCGACGTGTCGGTGCTGGAGATCTGGGGCCCGCTGCTGAAGGGCGCGGCCATCCACTTCCTGCCGCCCGGCTGGGACATCCACGGCCTGGCGCGGTGCCTCACCCGCAGCGGGGTCACCCACGCCCTGCTCACGCCCGCGGTGTTCCACCCCCTGGTGGCGGAGGCTCCGGAGGCGTTCGGCCACCTGGACAGGGTACTGGTCGGGGGCGATGTCGTCTCCCCGGACGCCTTCCGCGCGCTGCGGCGCAAGGGAGTCACGAGGGTGACGAACGCCTACGGCCCGACCGAGGCGACCATCCTGGCCAGTGCTCAGCGGCTCGAGGACTGGCAGGACGTCGAGGGCGCCAGTGTGCCGATCGGCCGGGCACTGTCCAACGCCCAGCTCGTCGTGCTCGACGAGCACTCGCAGGTGGTTCCGCCGGGCGTGGTCGGGGAGATCTGCATCGGCGGACCCATCGTCGCGCGGGGGTACCTCGGCGGGCCGGACCTCACGTCCGAGCGGTTCGTGGCGAACCCGTTCGGGTCGTCACCGGACGAACGGCTGTACCGCACGGGGGACCTGGGCCGGTGGCACCCCGGCGGGGTGATCGAGTTCCTGGGCCGCCGCGATGAACAGGTGAAGATCCGCGGCATCCGGGTGGAGCTGGCCGAGGTGCGCGCCGCACTGGCCGCCCATCCCGGGGTGACCGACGCCGCCGCCGTCGTCGAGCGCAAGGGGGGCGAGCCACGGCTCATCGGCTACGTCCTGGCCGCACCGGGCTCCGCGGTGTCCGGCCAGGCCGTGCGCGAGGACATGGCGCGCAGGTCGCCCGGACACCTCGTGCCCGAGACCGTCATGGTGCTCGACGCATGGCCGTTGAACACCAACGGCAAGCTCGACCGGGCCCGCCTGCCAACGCCCCACGGGGACGCGAGCACGCCGTTCGTGGCGCCGAGGAACGAGACCGAGAGCCAGATCGCCGCGATCGTCGTCGAGCTGCTGAAGGTGGAGCGGGTCGGTGTCCACGACAACCTGTTCGAGCTGGGCATGCATTCACTGCTGGCCCTGAGGCTCGCCTCACGGGTGACCCGGGCCACCGGCCGGGAGGTCGGTCTCGCCACGATCCTCGCGGGCCCGACCGTCGCGAAGCTGGCTGGCGCGCTCACCACCCTGCCGCCCGCTCGGCCCACCATCGTGAGACGGCCGCGCGCATGACGATCGCGTGCCCCATGTCCTTCGCCCAGCAGCGGCTGTGTTTCCTGCACTGGCTCGACCCCTCGGGCTTCGCCCAGAGCACGGCCCGCTGCTTCCGGGTGACGGGCCCACTGGACACCACCGCCTTGAGTGCGGCCGTGGACGTGTTGGTGGCCCGGCACGAATCCCTGCGGACCGTCTTCCCACTCGGCACGCACCAACACGTGCTGCCAGACGGACGCGGACACCTGCACGTGCTCGACGTCGCGGACGAATCC from Archangium lipolyticum carries:
- a CDS encoding non-ribosomal peptide synthetase, encoding MNPPPSTLVTGTEYERLLSSLRLKSPWAIGEEHAGTASPEGVDGVPPGPWRSVLDVFEQQSRLHADRVAIADAAVTVTYAQLSKRTRALAGVLRARGIGRGNVVALVMDRGPVFIETLLAIWRVGAAYLPLAPAHPAAWREEVIRKAGAALVVDLSPASAVPGVPHLDLGSALHPTVPGSEDAAEGMALTPEDLAYIICTSGSSGEPKLVMIDHRGVANLILAQRDSLGALGPDTRVLQFAHPAFDGALFEVLLALANGGRLETIDASRISGEPLADVLLTRRITHAVLPAAVLRTLRPGRFTHLEVVLSTGDVCLPETARQWAAFHRFINGYGPTEVTVASTLHTVGAQNGERVPIGRPISHSHVVLLDEHLRPVPHGTPGELCIGGEGVGRGYLGQPGLTAERFVPDPFSPEPGRRLYRSGDVGRQLADGTIEFLGRRDDQVKVRGARIELGQVEAALLALPDVRDAVAVVDGRGERLLGYVLPADGAELSADAVRAGLRRHLPGYLVPDVIVPVDAWPMTTSGKVDRARLPRPQRPDSTGYQPPRTPGEEAVAGIAAELLGLERVGVHDNLFELGGHSLFATQLAARVRGALGAHLELSAVLQSPTVAEIAARIGDRRDGAESGPKMAEPGAEPVPSYAQQRVWLMHKLNPDAAAYHTQAVLRLAGELDITALHASLTDIVRRHEVLRTRFPEVDGELRCEVDPPFAVEVPLRDFSGADEAQQEALVGAAVREMLQTPFSLADGRPFRWLLLRLRADEHVFVHVEHHIVHDGWSFLVFVRDLLDGYTDFLRHGEVRRPDLPVQYTDYARWQREWCGTEAAEAQRRFWRQELEGAETVLQLPRRTEPGARKFRGIAPRMELDGELARRLQALADRNNTSLFNTLLAAFFVLLHRYTGSRDILVGSAVANRRWQDTENLLGMFVNNVVMRGRLHGDPTFEELLARVRRTSLAVYDNQELPYEMIFAESPARHHGGFNPLLQAMFSFHDSAPGALGASPFEVSIIEGLSNGSAKFELSVVAVPRYAEPGHSSRLAGDIIHIPRSDAPVLPSPRSSLQGILLAWEFDSDLFEEFFITGMLSAYQRLLRSITAAPDTPVSRLSLLDDAERRALVSSGPRVDAPAGWLPSFVEHWAERTPDAPAVASGDSPMSYRELTRLAGRLARHLRGMGIGHGDVVAVCAPHSAELVVAQLGVLKSGAAWLPLEPRHPPSHLERLVQDAGARAVVTTAGLAHLVTGIPVVRLDDVHDVPELPLPSGAPTDLAYVIYTSGSTGRPKGVQIEHRSVVARLYGTDVVDLVPGKTMLAMASAAFDVSVLEIWGPLLKGAAIHFLPPGWDIHGLARCLTRSGVTHALLTPAVFHPLVAEAPEAFGHLDRVLVGGDVVSPDAFRALRRKGVTRVTNAYGPTEATILASAQRLEDWQDVEGASVPIGRALSNAQLVVLDEHSQVVPPGVVGEICIGGPIVARGYLGGPDLTSERFVANPFGSSPDERLYRTGDLGRWHPGGVIEFLGRRDEQVKIRGIRVELAEVRAALAAHPGVTDAAAVVERKGGEPRLIGYVLAAPGSAVSGQAVREDMARRSPGHLVPETVMVLDAWPLNTNGKLDRARLPTPHGDASTPFVAPRNETESQIAAIVVELLKVERVGVHDNLFELGMHSLLALRLASRVTRATGREVGLATILAGPTVAKLAGALTTLPPARPTIVRRPRA
- a CDS encoding sensor histidine kinase, which produces MTLRGDCRLLRTMDATSFRWGCLCAFLLCGVAATAQTDGRDRSIGQFYHARWTIKDGAPGQISAIAQTRDGFLWLSAASTLYSFDGVRFERFEPSSGDPVTSIQTLAASPDGGLWIGFQHGGAAYLKDGQLTRYGEAQGLSPYQLASFAFDADGGVWTGSRHAGLLRLRDGRWQRVGADWNFPGTQASSLFVDRDGTLWVSTADTLMFLPRGGRAFRDTGARVGWVGKISQAPDGTIWVAELDGHVRPVVRANGELLTAPARIEVQSAGMVFDREGSLWISTLGDGMRRVPYAERLGGRHIGRFEPAAEPFTEKDGLTADYVWPLIQDREGNIWAGTSGGLDCFRHSSLVLAEFPRGSHDFALAAGDGGALWAGSTNRPLMRLHDKQVEFAALDAQIRCAYRDPDGTVWLGTSNGIWRIEDDRPVLVATVPAEANTLQVQAMTKDTTGALWVAMSMGGLLRWKDGVWTRMDEQLGMTARTRIYSATTDARGRVWLGFHDNAVALFDHGLVRRYGAADGLHLGVVTALRAGRRLWVGGQLGLAWFDGQRFHPFGVAGGEPLRGVAGILEMPDGGLWIHAVPGIFHFSAEEVERAVAHPDQLVHGERFDFLDGLPARPTLLRPLPTAVQGTDGRLWFATSNGVVWIDSTRIFRNPLPPPVHIRAVRVDGHLLGSGPSLTLPERAMNLEIAYTALSFAVPERVRFRYRLEGVDETWQDVGTRREAYYTHLEPGRYRFHVIAANNDGVWNETGATLELILPPAFFQTWWFRALCIAASLAVLWMLFLLRLRQVRAHMRGLLEERHRERERIARELHDTLLQGIQGLILRFQSVAEMLPVDAPVRVAMEKALDRADDVLLEGRDRVKGLRAASQGTGELSQAFARVGEELELDPPEGFHVVVEGQPTPLDPLVRDEVFRIGREALVNAWQHAGARRIEVELTYGCRELRLRVRDDGRGIDAEILQAGGRPGHWGLSGMRERARKMGARLDIRSRGGSGTEVELRVPAAVAYRGDPERTWRNRLRLRCR